The following nucleotide sequence is from Diospyros lotus cultivar Yz01 chromosome 3, ASM1463336v1, whole genome shotgun sequence.
gaaaaaaagagaaaaaaagaaaacggGTCAACCATGGctgacccacacacacacatatatatatacacacacgcatgaTCGTCATCGTCGCCGAGGTGGGGAGCGGTCGGGGCAacaacccccgcaccgcgaggtacGGAGGTTTCTAAAACCTCTTTGCCATGGCTAGGTTCCATAGTTACGATCATGCTTTCGTGTGTgagtgtatgtgtgtgtgtatatatatgtgtgtgtgtgcgcgcgcgcacgCTGGGCTGGGTTTCATGGTAGCAGCTACCATGGTCGCGGCCatactgtatgtatatatatatatatttatgtgtgtgtgggtcggccatggcaatcaacccactctctctctcttctctctactACGACTCGTGACCATTGTACAGAGAGAGAGTGTATGTGGGGGGCTAATGGCTGTGGGTTGGCAGCCATGGTTGTCGcccatgtgtatatatatatatacgtatgtgtatgtgtgtatatggtgcaggagagaaagagagatgtgAGGTGGCGATCGATGATGGTTGGAGGAGATAGTGGGTTGTGGGGTTAAattgagaattttaaaattaatggggAATTTTGCATGGTATGGATTGTAAAGAGCAATTTCACGGgctacaaatagaattttcctataatttttatttaacatactCTTCTTTCGTAGCCATTTGGCATTCCAAAGGACCTATTatgttttttaacttttaatttttttacaatcatatattttattttttaaataagtacACATGACATACACTCGCACTGTCAATGGATCGCCAATaaaggaggagagagaaaacaaaagcTACTGCCCAGAGAGATGAGAGGCAACAAAGGTCGTCGACGAAAGAGGTGATGGGTTGGTTGGTCAATTGGTGGGTTGATTGACCAAGGCGAAAGTGGCAATAGATGGGTTGTTGATTAACCCATTGTCTCTCTTACCTTGATCGACCAACCCATTACCTTTCTCACCTCATGGGTGGGTTGCCAATCGACCCATTGCTTCTCTTACCTCAACCAATCGACCCACCCATTGGTTGATTGACCCATCGATTCATGGAAATCAACTTATCGCCTCCCTCGCCTACGATCCACTAACAGTGCACGTGTATCTCACGTGCACTCATTTGAGAGATGATACGTGTGATTGtagcaaaattgaaaattaagagGTATGATAAATTTACTTTCAAATTGGGGGGCAAATAGTTATAAAGAAATAATTAGAGGATATATTTATACCTTATGTCTTTTTATTTAGACAACCATATGGTTGATGGTCAGCCCATACTTGCAATTTATGTCACACTTTCTCGATgcatataaaatacaaattcaaatatgaTATGATAGAGAAATGagtacaaaaaaatttaatccaCTTATAATTGTTACcttgcctataaataaggtAACCCAATTGGCTAAAAATACATCCATGCTCATGTACTTGTCTCGTTTAATCATTTATGCTCTTTAATTTGATGGAGAACTTATATATTATGCCTCAAGTTgtaaaatagatatattacatccctcaagttttaattttagattcatcatatgttgacacacatttttataacaccctgcatcgagcgataggaaggatcgggacaacttaccttgatgagcctacgcgaacttcccaagggggtcactcatccttgagcttccccaactcaagcatACTTTAATCCGAGaattctttgcctacattcagcccgaAATGTATCCAGTTagtattgtttcatttcttacttatcctcgatgtATACTACCATcatctgggctcttggggtattacacattgTGTCATCATCATGGGCCCGCAACCATGGATCAGCTCTTTAAGCTCTCGCCCTTCAAAGGACAAGAGCCCCAtcgcacttatgagcccctcagtcGCTCTTTGGGGGATCGATGTGGGATGAACCCGGTGCATCTACACCAGAAGGTCGAAGCCTAAGCAATCGCGAATGGGAGAGCCTGGTAGTAATAGGAGTCTCGAAAGCAAAAAGACAAAAGCAAGGAAGATTTAAAGTGATGCGAAAGAGGGAAAAAGATAATACCCTCTACTATTTATACACCTAACTCGAATGAACTCAGTCGTCCGATCGAAACGGCTTATGGTATGCTCTGCATCCATCGGTCGCACGATAGTTTATGGGTCCCACGGGCATAATCATGTGTAGTAATGGGGAGACGTGCGCATTAAACGTGCCACAGACAAAACGTGCTGCATGAAACGACGTGATTTGAAGCGATTGGGCAAAAGTTTGAAAGATGGATTAATAGCTGGAATAGATGGCACGCGTCAACTCCTAGTCCGAAGATCGCACTGCGAGCTGAGGGGCttgtgttatatgtatttctctCACCACTTCTTATAGGCTAGACTCAATCCAGTGGGCCGGTCCAATCGCTTGAAATCCAGAAGGTTCAAGCGATCTCCTCAAAGAATGCTCATACACCGCTGAAATTTGAGCTCATATCGTGGAACTAAGCGATCTCTTAATACGCCCCAGGCAAGGCTTTTAGCAAGCTCCCAACGATCTATTCAACAAGCTTTCGATAAAGCTCCTAGTTCGCTGCCCCAACCATTCAGCTCGCTGGCCTAAATCCTTCAACTCGCATAAACAACAAAGCTGCCGAACAGTCAGAGACAATGACCCACTCACTTTATCTGAAGCAAATCATACTCAttgtaatgaggatcccactctcGATTTTATGCAGAAGATAAGGagtgtttgtcccccattatatcaccttttatttttatattttatgtaaattgtaaacgcccctcattataaatagggaTCAGAAATATCATCAAGGGGAATGACAAGAAGAATAATAAGATTCACTCTGAAAGAATAGTTAGGGTACGGtcatggagtaggcatcgttctagCCGAATCACGTGAAaattttttgtgttctttctattttgttcttcctctttatATCTTGGACTTACTCATTCACTGTGGCCCTAACGAATCATGATCGGctaaaattgaacgtcgacatcATGCATCTAATTGTCTAGTCAAAATCACGGGTAAAATCATGCATGGTTGAGTGAAGAAGGTGAGAGATGAAATAGGTTTTTCATCATTCTATCTTCTCTTTCTCCAAACCCATTCTCAAATTCTCTATTGTCGTCGACGCCTCCATCTCCTCCATGACGATCGCCAGCTATCGCCTCCAGCCCCATCCCATCCCCATCGCCACCTCCATCATCGGCGTCCCCATCCTTAtcattgtgtgtgtatatatatatatatatgtatatatatatttaacaattatttttatatttaacatatatattatattaatatattttttaataattatatataatttatcgaGATGATTAAATTTCAtcacatcaatatatatattatattaatataaaattttatccaaactacacaagaattttaaaatttgaaaagtatAATAAGTCATGTGCTTAATTGAGACAAGTGCATAAGCATACACATACCATCAATGTGATTTTAGCCTAACCTAATTCAATTGTAGACAAAGTGCATCATATCACATGGGTCTTGTTTGATTATTGTGATACATATTTCATTTCTTGGGATGCCCTCACTCACAAGGTCTCGTCGTTCGATCCTATAAATTTTGACAAGAAAAGTAAATTTGAATCTTatctataataattacataattagGAAATTCAAACATTAAAATCTAGTTCATTCACCACTTTATATTGATCACTGAGACAACCTCGGGAAACAAATAAATTGCACTCAGATGGCCACCAGAACATATTTCAATTCTTTGCTCATGATTAGATAAGAGAATATACCCAAGACTCCACTCTTAACATCAATGGTGAGCTTCGTATATATTATCTTTTCCAAATTATATTAGCGGTATCTTATTTTGCTCATTTCATTTTCACCccattaattatattatataaaattttcattttttatataaatcaaaattaaaattctaatttcatCTATCTCTGCAACACCTTTCACAAGTTGGAGGAAGAGGCTAGTGTGACTCACtataaaaagttaattttataacCCGGGGAGGAGAAgggctagagagagagagagaaaataatacAATCAAAGTTGTCAAAAACCatgttaaattttcaaatttccgAATGAAATGAACACAGAAACTAGACACCCGAAAAAGAAGGAAAGTGAAACCAGAAGCTATAAGCTCTATTAAATGCCTCCCTCCTCcctcctccctccctccctccctcagAAAGTTATAAGGACCAAATCATCTGAGATCATTAAGTGGTGATACCATAGCACTTACCTCTGCAACAACAGTTGGAACACTAGAAGAAAGATTTAGAGGAAAACACAAGCTATATAATTAAGATCTAGAGATTTATTttaacaccaccaccaccaacaacaacaataataacggGTACTTAACATACATGATCAAAATATGTCATAAGATCTCACTTACCCACAACATCACCATCTTAATCTTAATGATTCTCCCTCATTTCAGAAGCAACAATAAGCTCTTCTATATAATCAGCATCACCAGTATCCGAGGGCATCAAAACCTCATCATCCGCCGTGAAATCGTATCGCTCCCCAATAGCTCTCAGAAGCTGGTAAACCTCGAACATGGTAGGCCTCTCCTTGGGAGCGGGAAGAACACAGTTGGAGGCAACCTTGAGAAACTGGAAAAGCTCGCCGTCATAACCCTTTCCAATTAAAGGCTTGTCAATGGCTTCTTGGAGCTTAGAGCTGGAAGAAAGGTGTGTAATCCATTCCACTAAGTTTCCCTTGAAGGTCTCTGGGGCATTGGCCACCCAGGTAGGCCTCTCACCAGTCACCAGTTCAAGAAGCACGACTCCAAAACTATAAACATCCCCTTTAGGAGTAGCCACAAGAGTGCGTGAGTATTCAGGAGCCACATAACCCAAATCACCAAACTCGCCATTCACAAAAGTACTCAAATGCGTGTCGAGTGGGTTCATGAGCCTAGCAAGTCCAAAATCGGATATCTTGGGCTCAAAATCAGCGTCCAGCAAGATGCATTTCGAACTTATGTTCCTATGGATTATACGGGGATTGCAATTATGATGGAGCCAGGCAAACCCTTTGGCCGCCCCTATCCCAATTTTGAGCCTCAAAGGCCAGTCCAAAATCTTGCCACCTTCATTCTCAGAATGGAGTTGATCATGGAGGGTGCCATTTGGCATGAGCTTATAAACCAAAAGTCTCTCCTTCTTAGCTATGCAGAAACCTAAAAGGGGAACCAGGTTACGATGCTTCACATTCCCAAGAGTAGCCATTTCAGCCACAAATTCTTTCTCTGAGTGTTGAGTATCCTGCAACCTTTTCACCAGAAGTTCAGTACCATCTTCAAGTGCAGCCTTGTAcattgttccggttcttccagACCCAATGATGTAGTCTTTGCTGAAGTTGTTCGTAGCCTTCATAAGATCACTTAATCTCATTTTCGAAACCGACTTCTCAAATGTGGAAAGCTGgaaacaaaattgaaataattttctcaaaacaatgtggctaaatttttaactaaaagcaaatatgaaaataataaacagAAGATAAGCAAACTAAATTGCTCAAACTGCCGAGACCAAAATCTAGAATATTcactggagagagagagagagagagcaatagATCAAATCAGCTTGCCTTAATGCCTTTGGCCCCCTTTATACTCTTTGCCCATTTATTTCCTTCAGGGTCtccttctttcctctttcttgaCGCCCTGCGGAAATGGAAGAACATGGCAATACCCACACCAAATGCTGCAAAAGCCAACCCACCAACAGCCGATCCAACAATGACTCCAGGATGATTTTTCTTTGAAGGAACCTGGCATGTGGGTAAAGGCCAGCCACAGAGACCTGGATTGTTTGCATAGTTGTCTGCTGAGAAGTTATTTGTTAAGCTTGGAATTTGCCCTGTCAAACGATTGTTTGCTACACTAAAACCAGTGAGTCGACCAAGCAAGGCAAGCTCTGCAGGAATCTGACCGGTCAGCTGGTTGTTATCAAGTATAAGGGAATTCAGATAAGAACAGTTTGACAAGCCCTTTGGAATTTCTCCTTGAAAATTGTTGAAGGAGAGATCAAGCTTTGTTACAAATTTGAGTATATTTCCGATGTCAGCTGGAATAGTACCATTAAAATTGTTTCTGGAAAGATCTAGGCCTGTCAATGCTGCGCATTGATTAATACCGCTTGGAAACTCACCCTTGAGTCCCATGTCCGAAAGCCGAATGTTTAAGACCTTGTTCTCATCTGGATGCCAACAATCAATCCCGGCAAATCTACAGATGAAGCCTTCAGTTTTATTTGCGAAATTCCATGTACTTAAGGCATGAGATGGGTCTTGTACAGATTCGTGTAGAGCTTTCAAGCACTTCACATCACTCTCAAGACTGTAGCTCAAGCTGCTACTCAACAAAACCGAGACAAAAGCACCAATAAGAGCAGCAAGAACTCTGCCATTGACGGCCATGTTTATAAAGAAAACCTGTGCACTCACATGGACTCTGTCAACACAAATCCATGAAGCTTGTTGGTCGGCACATACTAAAGCTTTAGTTAGTACCACAGAATTCTTGGCATTCAGAGTACTAGTACGACAGTCCCTGAATAAATTCAAAACGAGCAGAACTTAAAACAGCAGTTAAAAATCCCACCAAAGaaacccaattaattaatctgCAAATTTTCAAACATAACATGGACAACCACAACGATACAGGGAATTCATAGAATTCACTTTTCAGAGCTGAGATTGCATGAAGGATCAAAAGGACTACAGCAAAGATTGCAGGTAATTAACTCATGAGGTGTTATAAAGACTTACACAGACACATGtgacaaaatcaaaattcaagaatattcaATTACACAGCCCAGTTAAACTAGCAAAGAACTTAGTCAAAAAAGTGTATTCAATTTAGCACTTTAAAGTGAAAATTTCAGGAAGCCCAATATGATGAACATCAATCAGAGCATGGAGACAAGCACAagaacaataatttataattataaaattaactcAGTCGCATAGCCAATAGCGTGAAGTCAGAGAACCTTGGGTGATGAAAACACTGGAAATTAGTAAAGCCCCCAACTCTAGTATCACAAGCCCTAAATGATAAAAATCTAAAGCCCCACCCAAAAAAAGAGTTGTAGAATCAAAAGCAGAACaccaggggggggggggggggggggggatttgcAGCAGGAAAATCAAGAACTTGATCATCATACCTCGAAAGCCACCGAATACGCCAAGAGAAAGAAGGCTTTTGTTTGAAACATTCAAAGTCGTGCggaaaatacacacacaaccacaccccctccccccccccacccaaaaaaaaaaaaaagaagaagaaaatgaaatccaGCACAGgccaacaagaaaaagaaaagacagaGAAGGAGAAATTTACTTCGTTTAAGCCAGTAGTAAAATTGGGATCGCTAGGCTTCAATTGATCGAGAATCGAATGGGTTGCTAAGAAGTAGCgttattgaagaagaagaagaagacagagGGAGTGATGGGGCGGGTCAAAGAAGGAACGCCATCTTTTTCCACGAAGCTCAGCGACGACTGGGTGCTTGACCCGCTGTTACTTGGAAAGCGATatcaaaaaccaaaaccaaaaatgatattttatcatacttattttttataattaaactataattttttatatttataattatgatttacGAACTCCAACTCCACTCCCCACAAAATATTCagatattttagttatttaaaaGATATGAGTAATCATAGGAGAATTTGTGCTTTTTAATTTGTGAAGATGAACATCATCATCAACGTCCCCACAGTTGACCACCGTCACCATCACGTCActcatattcttaattttaatataaaagataaattataactcatattctcaattttaacaaaaaaaaaataaattataaataaaaattttatctcacTACGTAAGACAACAAATTAAATATACGACCTATTAATTCACTTCTTCGCTTCCACTCCTTTTGTTTTCTACTCTCACACTTGGCCCACTATATATAAAGGTAAATTATATAAGtgcattttatattaaaaaaatattaataaacacaCATGTAAAGTgaataatcaaaattaacaaatgaaagtaagaaaattgtaaaaaaataataatcttactttgcaaaaaaaatattgtttagaGGGTTACACTCTATCACCTAGCCATGATAAAATTcattcaatatattattatcatatcattaaaaggattttcttttaattttattattattgtaccCAATAAAGTTAGACAACctcaaataaaagaaatttaaatagtaaaatcttaaaaaatttcttaacaAAATAGTCTTTGAAAGACTTTAGATCCCAAATATATAGTCTCCAAGAAATCTTCTAAATTGTGATTAGTCAAGAATGTGTTaacttacttttttttaaatctttatttagagattaaaaataaataattttaaaatatgtaaataattttttatctattaattttaatctttataaataagaagtCATATCTCTAATTAAAATACGCAATAActcttatataaattatttagatatttttttatttttcgatTTAGATTGACTTAAATTCTAGAAAATCCACACATGAGACATTTCACTTATTTGAcaataatcttattttatatgtttataagagattagatattgaaaatgaatattttttcataattataaatttattgttatatttttgtaacaataaatataaaaatgttaaaaaatttataaaccaAAATAGGTTTtggaattctaattttataCACGGAaagaattattatatataattatattggtAACATAATTTAAAggcaaatttaataattt
It contains:
- the LOC127798205 gene encoding probably inactive leucine-rich repeat receptor-like protein kinase At5g48380, whose product is MAVNGRVLAALIGAFVSVLLSSSLSYSLESDVKCLKALHESVQDPSHALSTWNFANKTEGFICRFAGIDCWHPDENKVLNIRLSDMGLKGEFPSGINQCAALTGLDLSRNNFNGTIPADIGNILKFVTKLDLSFNNFQGEIPKGLSNCSYLNSLILDNNQLTGQIPAELALLGRLTGFSVANNRLTGQIPSLTNNFSADNYANNPGLCGWPLPTCQVPSKKNHPGVIVGSAVGGLAFAAFGVGIAMFFHFRRASRKRKEGDPEGNKWAKSIKGAKGIKLSTFEKSVSKMRLSDLMKATNNFSKDYIIGSGRTGTMYKAALEDGTELLVKRLQDTQHSEKEFVAEMATLGNVKHRNLVPLLGFCIAKKERLLVYKLMPNGTLHDQLHSENEGGKILDWPLRLKIGIGAAKGFAWLHHNCNPRIIHRNISSKCILLDADFEPKISDFGLARLMNPLDTHLSTFVNGEFGDLGYVAPEYSRTLVATPKGDVYSFGVVLLELVTGERPTWVANAPETFKGNLVEWITHLSSSSKLQEAIDKPLIGKGYDGELFQFLKVASNCVLPAPKERPTMFEVYQLLRAIGERYDFTADDEVLMPSDTGDADYIEELIVASEMRENH